One Roseimaritima multifibrata DNA window includes the following coding sequences:
- a CDS encoding alpha/beta hydrolase, producing MKQMVLAIALLFFVQPVQAEDAKPLKNVRYGEHPRQVLDFYQATSETPTPVVFYIHGGGWQGGDKKTSPKTYLDNGISVVAINYRYVKNAVEEKIEPPVKAPLEDAARALQFVRSKASEWNLDKTKIGATGGSAGACSSLWLALHDDMAEPDSEDPVARESTRLYCAAVNGAQVSLDPKELREWMPNYRYGAHAFGLAGFQSLIDNRESVLPWIKEYSPIEHVSKDDPAIGLFYSGEVPVVGASPKDPTHSGIMGLKLAERLNEVGVDVVLVAPGVKEPAYRNASEYLIDHLTK from the coding sequence ATGAAACAAATGGTTCTAGCGATTGCCCTATTGTTTTTTGTGCAGCCTGTGCAAGCCGAAGATGCCAAGCCGTTGAAGAACGTCCGGTACGGCGAACACCCTCGGCAGGTTCTCGATTTCTATCAAGCGACGTCCGAAACGCCGACTCCGGTCGTGTTTTACATTCACGGAGGCGGCTGGCAGGGCGGTGATAAAAAGACGAGCCCTAAAACCTATCTCGACAATGGGATTTCTGTGGTTGCGATCAACTATCGCTATGTAAAAAACGCCGTCGAGGAGAAAATCGAACCGCCGGTGAAAGCTCCGCTGGAAGACGCGGCGAGAGCCCTACAGTTTGTGCGCTCGAAAGCAAGCGAATGGAATCTTGATAAAACAAAGATCGGCGCGACCGGTGGATCGGCAGGCGCTTGTTCTTCACTTTGGTTGGCCCTTCATGATGACATGGCCGAACCGGATAGCGAAGATCCGGTCGCCCGTGAATCGACGCGGCTGTACTGTGCCGCGGTCAACGGAGCCCAGGTTTCGCTCGATCCAAAGGAGCTGCGCGAATGGATGCCCAACTACCGTTACGGAGCACACGCGTTCGGTTTGGCTGGATTCCAAAGCTTAATCGACAACCGAGAATCGGTTCTCCCGTGGATCAAAGAGTATTCCCCTATCGAACATGTTTCCAAAGACGATCCAGCGATCGGACTGTTCTATAGCGGTGAAGTCCCTGTGGTAGGAGCTTCTCCCAAAGACCCAACCCACTCAGGCATCATGGGCCTGAAATTGGCCGAACGGCTAAACGAGGTTGGTGTCGATGTCGTATTAGTAGCGCCGGGCGTGAAAGAGCCAGCGTACCGCAATGCGAGTGAGTATCTGATTGATCACTTGACGAAGTAA
- a CDS encoding sulfatase family protein, with amino-acid sequence MKRLSQLFIVSLIWLSPAFANAADSRPNIIVFYTDDHGHADLSCQGVFDDIKTPNVDALAQKGVLARHGYSTAPQCVPSRAGLLIGKFQSRFGLEANGDSLAGFDREQTFPQRLQNAGYKTAQFGKWHLGPGPKITTHGFDHVFNQNSGRPFAANIDLNGRDREMSPLPPQMYHIDACSKAAASLIERYKDDPFFLYVAYRAPHVPLDAPPKYLNRFPGKMPQRRRQALAMLSAVDDGVGLITETLAKYQLTEKTLIFYIGDNGAPLKIHKLDAPGGGPGWDGSLNNPLNGEKGMLSEGGMHVPFVISWPGTIPAGQVFDHPVSALDVAATAAALANVDTQPNDLDGVNLIPYLTGKKTDPPHDFLAWRWVAQAAIREGDWKLLRGGDREYLYNLKVDIEEKQNLANEHPEIAERLRFKLTRWANQLDPPGLTNGGMSQAASDYFDFYLDGKPATPLPAKFRPKAKPNASGESEFPWTVRNGKIQQTEEGIQILPLASDQKQPSFITRNGLLLAGPVSVRVTAKTSVSGAVDFSWREPGDKEFPALKRMSIAVQKTNDWQTFETTLPSTAKIIHVRIRFPKGITSIKNIELKPVRGKAITLTD; translated from the coding sequence ATGAAACGATTGTCCCAACTTTTCATCGTCTCTCTCATTTGGCTCTCGCCGGCATTCGCCAATGCAGCTGATTCACGGCCCAATATCATCGTCTTCTACACCGACGATCACGGGCACGCGGACTTATCCTGCCAAGGAGTGTTTGACGATATTAAAACGCCCAACGTCGACGCATTGGCTCAAAAAGGTGTCCTTGCCCGGCATGGCTATAGCACGGCACCGCAGTGCGTCCCGTCGCGCGCGGGACTGTTGATCGGCAAGTTTCAATCCCGATTCGGTTTGGAAGCCAACGGAGACTCATTGGCTGGCTTCGACCGCGAACAGACGTTTCCACAGCGACTGCAGAACGCGGGCTACAAAACCGCGCAGTTTGGAAAGTGGCACCTTGGTCCGGGGCCAAAGATTACAACCCACGGATTCGATCACGTATTCAATCAAAACTCGGGAAGGCCATTCGCAGCAAACATTGACCTGAATGGTCGTGACCGTGAGATGTCGCCGCTGCCACCCCAGATGTATCACATCGACGCTTGCAGTAAAGCTGCCGCGTCGTTGATCGAACGATATAAAGACGATCCCTTCTTTCTATACGTCGCCTATCGTGCACCGCATGTCCCATTGGACGCACCGCCCAAATATCTAAATCGATTTCCGGGAAAAATGCCTCAGCGACGACGGCAAGCGTTGGCAATGCTCTCTGCAGTGGATGATGGCGTGGGGCTGATCACTGAAACACTTGCTAAATATCAGCTGACCGAAAAGACGCTAATTTTCTATATCGGCGACAACGGTGCTCCCCTCAAAATCCACAAACTAGATGCTCCTGGTGGAGGGCCAGGATGGGATGGTTCGCTAAATAATCCTCTAAACGGTGAGAAGGGTATGCTTTCCGAAGGTGGCATGCATGTTCCCTTCGTGATCTCTTGGCCCGGAACAATCCCGGCGGGACAAGTGTTCGATCATCCGGTGAGTGCTCTGGATGTTGCGGCAACGGCTGCTGCGTTGGCGAACGTCGACACCCAACCAAACGATTTAGACGGCGTCAATCTGATCCCTTACCTGACCGGCAAAAAGACCGATCCGCCACACGACTTCCTGGCATGGCGATGGGTCGCTCAGGCTGCGATTCGAGAAGGAGACTGGAAACTTCTGCGGGGCGGTGACCGCGAGTATTTATATAATCTAAAAGTCGACATCGAAGAAAAACAAAATCTTGCCAACGAGCATCCCGAAATCGCAGAACGTCTACGATTCAAACTCACGCGGTGGGCGAATCAGCTTGATCCCCCGGGTCTGACCAATGGCGGCATGTCCCAAGCGGCATCGGACTATTTTGATTTTTATCTTGATGGGAAACCGGCAACTCCGCTGCCAGCCAAGTTTCGACCGAAAGCCAAACCGAACGCATCCGGAGAATCCGAATTTCCTTGGACGGTACGAAACGGAAAAATCCAACAGACCGAAGAGGGCATACAGATTTTGCCACTAGCCTCGGACCAGAAACAACCATCTTTCATTACTCGAAACGGTTTACTTCTGGCTGGCCCCGTTTCCGTTCGTGTCACAGCAAAGACGTCCGTCTCAGGTGCTGTCGATTTCTCATGGAGAGAGCCCGGAGACAAAGAATTTCCCGCGCTCAAAAGGATGAGTATCGCGGTGCAAAAAACGAACGACTGGCAAACGTTCGAAACCACTTTGCCTAGTACGGCGAAAATCATTCACGTTCGTATTCGGTTCCCCAAGGGGATTACGTCGATCAAGAATATCGAACTAAAACCCGTTCGCGGTAAAGCGATAACGCTAACCGATTGA
- a CDS encoding sulfatase, protein MRTLLFVLAVLAGRSSVMAEERPNILFIAIDDMRPEIGCYGGPQVQTPHLDAFAAEGMRFDRAYCQVPVCGASRASLMTGILPTEDRFRNYTTRADNDAAGAATLPETFKNAGYTTVSNGKIFHNPKDSAGQSWSAPAWRPSGKSLASHDPATTAKLSASKQRGRIYESPDVADNAYPDGLVAEKSIKDLRRLKQAGKPFFLACGFVRPHMPFYAPKKYWDRYQRDQVDIADNRYRPAGAPKALQGSQEFRSYHLADFDVNSDDFHRMMRHGYMASVSYVDKLVGDVLAELERLELADNTIVVVWGDHGWHLGEHDFWGKHNTMHLATRVPLIVRASGRKAGATQALVETIDIFPTLCSLADIAVPTTVQGRCFSAILENPKQPFREVVYSRIRSGDTVIDDRFSYTEYDGGKSEMLYDLKKDPAENRNVAGEPEYADVVTKMNRMLKERQSEAANAKLKRPKVK, encoded by the coding sequence ATGAGAACACTTTTATTCGTACTCGCAGTGCTGGCGGGACGCTCGAGCGTAATGGCTGAGGAGAGACCGAACATCCTTTTCATTGCCATCGACGATATGCGTCCTGAGATCGGGTGCTATGGTGGGCCTCAGGTTCAGACGCCCCATTTGGACGCGTTTGCAGCGGAAGGGATGCGGTTTGACCGCGCTTATTGCCAAGTCCCCGTTTGTGGGGCTTCCCGTGCCAGTTTGATGACTGGCATTCTTCCAACGGAAGATCGTTTCCGGAACTATACGACTCGCGCCGATAACGATGCCGCGGGGGCCGCAACGCTACCGGAAACCTTTAAGAACGCTGGCTATACTACGGTTTCGAACGGGAAGATTTTTCATAACCCAAAAGATTCTGCAGGTCAAAGCTGGAGTGCCCCGGCGTGGCGGCCATCCGGTAAGTCTCTTGCGAGTCATGACCCCGCAACGACCGCAAAATTGTCCGCAAGCAAGCAGCGTGGCCGAATCTACGAGTCTCCGGACGTCGCGGACAATGCCTATCCGGATGGATTGGTTGCCGAAAAAAGCATCAAAGACCTCAGGCGTTTAAAGCAGGCGGGGAAGCCCTTCTTTTTGGCTTGCGGATTCGTTCGCCCACACATGCCATTCTATGCACCAAAAAAGTACTGGGATCGATACCAACGTGACCAGGTCGATATCGCTGACAACCGGTACCGGCCTGCCGGCGCGCCGAAAGCGTTGCAGGGGAGCCAAGAGTTCCGTTCCTATCACTTGGCCGATTTCGACGTGAACTCCGATGACTTTCATCGCATGATGCGCCACGGTTACATGGCCAGCGTAAGCTACGTCGACAAACTTGTGGGAGATGTGCTGGCGGAGCTTGAGCGTCTTGAGTTGGCGGACAACACGATCGTCGTTGTCTGGGGAGACCATGGTTGGCATCTGGGCGAACATGATTTCTGGGGCAAACATAACACGATGCATCTGGCGACTCGGGTGCCACTGATTGTGCGTGCATCCGGAAGAAAAGCGGGAGCGACACAAGCCTTGGTCGAAACCATTGATATTTTTCCAACGCTTTGTTCGCTGGCAGATATCGCGGTTCCCACAACCGTTCAAGGACGCTGTTTTTCCGCGATACTCGAGAATCCTAAACAGCCTTTTCGCGAAGTTGTCTACAGTCGTATTCGCTCCGGGGATACCGTGATCGATGACCGCTTCAGCTACACCGAATACGATGGCGGAAAATCAGAGATGCTGTACGACCTTAAAAAGGACCCGGCCGAGAACCGCAACGTCGCGGGCGAACCCGAATACGCCGACGTCGTGACAAAGATGAATCGGATGTTAAAGGAAAGGCAATCCGAAGCCGCCAACGCCAAGCTAAAAAGACCGAAAGTGAAATAG
- a CDS encoding transporter substrate-binding protein, translated as MVEKDNDSDPFQDGEPSLSQHLSNEFGETMDISGETTANSETPSRANPRAWVGRRLGKYQITELLGVGGMGVVLKGHDVSIERDVAIKVLPGELSANKQSLDRFLEEARSAGKLNHPNTVTIFEIAQEGEDHFLVMEVVSGGSADDHIYKSGAYSTSEATRIVIESCRGLAAAHKSGLVHRDVKPANLLLTEDGTVKVSDFGLAKRTQSESLQLTQEGQVLGTPYYMSPEQWESGDVDARSDIYSLGATYYGLLTGKSPFQESGSVAQVMYAHCHASRPDPSEVNPRVPEACGQIIMKAMATKPEERYQSMEEMEKDLNSLYAALSGVGITLPSQSGSFTKPPSPSTNSASSGSNSHRNLLVPGAIVLLLLGLASVGGYLWLRNGSDAGSGLGSSAAAALGTGGQPDPSLVAIAAPTGEPIKVGILHSLTGTMSDSESPVVDAALLAIEQLNRDGGLLGRPVEAVVADGRSDSETFASEAERLIVEENVCTVFGCWTSASRKTVVPVFEEFDHLLVYPVQYEGVEESPNVIYTGATPNQQIIPAVKWAYAFEGKRKFFLIGSDYVFPRMAHEIIKDQLNELGAEIVGEQFLALGSRDVQAAVDQIIETKPDVILNLINGDSNQAFFSALRKGGITPAAVPTISFSIDEEELRHLDTETMAGDYAAWTYFQSIDSPENAEFISKFHKKFGPQRLVTDPMEATYFGIQLWAAAVRDAGTTETKDIRRSMRNQRMLAPEGNVRIDPTTQHTFKTPRIGQVTKEGQFKIVWTATSPEKPIPYPATRTAEEWRAILHDLYAGWGDHWEAPPEK; from the coding sequence ATGGTCGAAAAAGATAACGATTCAGATCCATTCCAAGATGGTGAACCTAGTTTGAGCCAACATTTGTCCAACGAATTTGGGGAGACGATGGATATTAGCGGCGAAACGACCGCAAACTCGGAAACTCCTTCCCGAGCGAATCCCCGGGCGTGGGTGGGGCGTCGTCTGGGCAAATACCAGATCACGGAACTACTGGGCGTTGGAGGCATGGGCGTCGTGCTGAAAGGCCACGACGTCTCGATTGAACGCGATGTCGCGATCAAGGTGTTGCCTGGTGAATTATCCGCCAACAAACAATCTTTGGATCGATTTCTCGAAGAAGCTCGAAGTGCCGGGAAACTGAATCACCCCAACACCGTGACAATCTTTGAAATCGCTCAGGAAGGGGAGGATCACTTCTTGGTCATGGAGGTCGTCTCGGGTGGGAGCGCCGACGATCACATCTATAAATCCGGCGCCTACTCGACCAGTGAAGCGACTCGAATTGTCATCGAGTCCTGCCGAGGGCTGGCAGCCGCCCACAAATCAGGGCTTGTTCATCGCGACGTCAAACCAGCAAATCTCTTGCTCACCGAAGATGGAACGGTGAAGGTTTCCGATTTCGGGTTGGCCAAGCGAACACAGAGCGAATCCTTGCAACTAACGCAGGAAGGCCAGGTCCTCGGAACGCCTTACTACATGAGCCCAGAACAGTGGGAATCGGGCGACGTCGATGCGCGGAGCGACATTTATTCTCTGGGGGCAACGTACTACGGTTTGTTGACCGGCAAAAGTCCTTTCCAAGAAAGCGGCAGCGTCGCGCAGGTCATGTACGCCCATTGTCATGCGTCCCGTCCCGATCCGAGTGAAGTCAATCCAAGGGTTCCGGAAGCCTGCGGCCAAATCATCATGAAGGCGATGGCGACCAAACCGGAGGAGAGGTACCAGTCGATGGAGGAGATGGAGAAAGATCTGAACTCTCTCTACGCAGCGTTGTCAGGTGTCGGCATCACGCTTCCCAGCCAATCGGGCAGTTTCACGAAGCCTCCCTCTCCATCCACAAACAGTGCGAGCAGCGGCTCAAATTCGCACCGAAACCTGCTAGTGCCAGGTGCCATCGTGCTTCTGCTGCTAGGGCTTGCAAGCGTCGGCGGATACCTGTGGCTTCGAAATGGATCTGACGCAGGATCCGGACTTGGCTCAAGTGCTGCAGCGGCACTGGGAACCGGCGGCCAGCCAGATCCATCCCTTGTGGCGATCGCGGCCCCAACTGGAGAACCAATAAAGGTAGGGATATTGCACTCCCTGACCGGCACAATGAGCGATAGCGAATCACCGGTTGTGGACGCGGCATTGCTGGCGATTGAACAACTGAACCGCGACGGTGGCCTGCTGGGACGCCCGGTCGAAGCGGTCGTCGCGGACGGTCGGTCGGATTCCGAGACCTTCGCCAGCGAAGCTGAACGACTGATCGTGGAAGAGAATGTCTGTACCGTGTTCGGTTGCTGGACTTCGGCAAGTCGCAAGACCGTCGTGCCAGTGTTCGAGGAATTTGATCACCTTTTGGTTTACCCCGTACAGTACGAGGGAGTCGAGGAATCACCCAATGTGATTTACACAGGCGCGACTCCAAATCAACAAATCATTCCGGCAGTCAAATGGGCATACGCCTTCGAAGGCAAACGCAAGTTCTTCTTGATCGGTAGTGATTATGTGTTTCCACGAATGGCACACGAGATCATCAAAGACCAGCTAAATGAATTAGGTGCGGAAATTGTAGGTGAACAGTTCCTGGCTTTAGGTAGCAGGGACGTTCAAGCGGCGGTCGATCAAATTATCGAAACAAAGCCCGATGTCATTCTCAATTTGATCAACGGCGATAGCAACCAAGCGTTTTTCTCAGCGTTACGCAAGGGCGGAATTACACCGGCCGCCGTACCCACGATCTCGTTCAGCATTGATGAAGAAGAACTCAGACATTTGGACACCGAAACGATGGCGGGTGACTACGCCGCGTGGACCTATTTCCAAAGCATTGATTCGCCGGAGAACGCCGAATTTATTTCCAAGTTCCATAAAAAGTTTGGTCCCCAACGTCTGGTAACCGACCCGATGGAAGCGACCTATTTCGGTATCCAGCTGTGGGCGGCGGCCGTCCGTGATGCAGGGACGACCGAAACAAAGGATATTCGCCGCTCCATGCGAAACCAAAGAATGCTTGCCCCCGAAGGGAATGTCCGAATCGATCCAACGACCCAGCATACGTTCAAGACGCCGCGTATCGGTCAAGTCACCAAAGAGGGGCAATTCAAAATCGTCTGGACAGCGACAAGCCCGGAAAAACCGATTCCCTACCCAGCAACAAGAACCGCCGAGGAATGGCGAGCCATCCTTCACGACCTATACGCAGGTTGGGGAGACCACTGGGAAGCTCCACCCGAAAAGTAA
- a CDS encoding YybH family protein: MKRVKFAGMLLALSVSNFAVAQDSAPATAAAPAAAATPAINPSLNEIQVGSKAFVDAFNKGDAAAIAGMWTPEGEYIDGAGNLMVGRAAIEKSYADFFAENAGATLELNIDSLKALSDAAAMEQGTSRVKVGPTAAVVGSYEAIHVKVDGKWQMASVRDSVIESATAEQNLSDFEFLIGTWGAEEQGNKNESICSWVSDHRFVKRDYTTTFLNGSTSSGVQLIGWNAQGGYIQSWTFSSDGGHAVGVWMPTEEGWAAQMQGITGRGVSTASVNLLRRLDDNAYVWQSVDRTVGGVAIPDTNEVVLKRQP; encoded by the coding sequence ATGAAAAGAGTAAAATTCGCCGGCATGCTGCTGGCGTTATCTGTCAGCAATTTTGCCGTTGCCCAGGACTCAGCACCAGCGACCGCAGCTGCCCCTGCTGCGGCAGCCACACCAGCGATCAATCCGAGTTTGAATGAAATTCAAGTCGGTTCCAAAGCCTTTGTCGATGCTTTCAACAAAGGGGATGCCGCCGCAATCGCTGGGATGTGGACTCCCGAAGGCGAGTACATCGACGGGGCGGGGAATTTGATGGTGGGACGAGCAGCGATCGAAAAGTCCTATGCCGATTTCTTTGCGGAAAATGCGGGCGCAACACTCGAATTGAACATTGATTCGCTGAAAGCGCTAAGTGATGCCGCCGCAATGGAGCAGGGCACCAGTCGCGTTAAGGTAGGCCCCACAGCAGCCGTCGTGGGAAGTTACGAGGCGATCCACGTTAAGGTTGACGGCAAATGGCAGATGGCATCGGTTCGTGATTCCGTCATCGAATCCGCTACCGCTGAACAAAATTTGTCCGATTTTGAATTTTTGATCGGTACCTGGGGCGCTGAAGAGCAGGGCAACAAAAATGAATCGATATGCAGTTGGGTGAGTGATCATCGTTTCGTCAAACGTGATTACACGACGACCTTCTTAAATGGTTCGACTTCGTCAGGCGTGCAGTTGATCGGCTGGAACGCACAGGGTGGTTACATTCAGTCGTGGACATTCAGTTCGGATGGAGGGCATGCCGTCGGAGTTTGGATGCCAACCGAAGAGGGCTGGGCTGCTCAGATGCAAGGGATCACCGGCCGTGGCGTGTCGACAGCTTCCGTCAATCTACTCAGGCGATTGGACGACAACGCGTACGTATGGCAGTCGGTCGACCGTACCGTAGGGGGTGTCGCAATTCCTGACACCAACGAAGTTGTGCTCAAACGCCAACCCTAA
- a CDS encoding protocadherin translates to MFRSFILTTLTIGLMISLPLADCFGRGGRGGGGFGGGASRGGGFGGGASRGGFSGGGASRANFGGGGASRANFSGGGASRDNFGGGGASRANFGGGNFGGADRSPAGGRAGAGGFGGAGENRGNFGAGGAGRSPAAGGLGNAGRGPGGAGADSNRFSSPSKSSLDNFLGMPSDGGMHGLTNNTVNNFNRNTDVNVNRNVNASNRANLGNAGDNVDVNRGTVEGPRGGVAAGGSVTGPRGNTAYRGGAVGANGGAVAGRGVEGADGGRAAQGVARGPGGRVAAGGAVEGRNGAGAARGVVAGPRGAAAGFTRVTPSGRYNTAVAVRGNYHNWGIYNRGWYANYPGAWFAAGWAANTIWRPCTWATAATYVGYAEAQPIYYDYGTNITYSDNNVYFNGEEVGTAEEYYDQAASVAADGAKADAPADGDWMPLGVFALSRTDSKESEVTIQLAVNKQGIIRGNSTDTATKNNQVIQGSVDKTTQMVAFTVGDHPENVVETGLYNLTKDEAPVLIHFGKDRTEQWLLVRLENKEADSSTSTQ, encoded by the coding sequence ATGTTTCGCTCCTTTATTTTAACGACTTTAACGATTGGTCTGATGATCAGTCTCCCACTTGCTGATTGCTTTGGACGTGGCGGCAGGGGCGGTGGTGGATTTGGCGGTGGCGCAAGTCGTGGTGGCGGATTTGGTGGAGGAGCTAGTCGTGGTGGATTCAGCGGAGGAGGCGCAAGCCGTGCTAACTTCGGTGGAGGAGGCGCAAGTCGCGCTAACTTCAGCGGAGGAGGCGCTAGTCGCGATAACTTCGGTGGAGGCGGTGCAAGCCGCGCAAACTTTGGTGGTGGGAACTTCGGAGGAGCCGATCGAAGTCCTGCTGGTGGTAGGGCTGGTGCGGGTGGCTTCGGCGGAGCGGGTGAGAACCGCGGGAACTTTGGTGCGGGCGGAGCAGGACGCAGCCCCGCTGCCGGTGGTCTTGGCAATGCCGGACGTGGTCCCGGCGGTGCTGGTGCCGATAGCAATCGCTTTTCGTCGCCTAGCAAAAGCTCGTTGGACAATTTTCTTGGGATGCCCTCTGACGGAGGCATGCACGGCCTGACCAACAACACCGTAAATAACTTCAATCGCAACACCGACGTTAACGTCAATCGGAATGTGAACGCATCGAACCGTGCTAATCTTGGCAATGCGGGAGACAACGTCGATGTCAATCGCGGAACCGTCGAGGGGCCTCGCGGCGGCGTTGCTGCCGGCGGTAGTGTGACCGGTCCACGGGGGAACACCGCTTATCGTGGCGGCGCCGTGGGGGCTAACGGCGGCGCGGTCGCTGGAAGAGGCGTCGAAGGCGCTGATGGCGGACGTGCTGCTCAAGGTGTCGCACGCGGACCTGGAGGAAGAGTCGCTGCTGGTGGTGCTGTTGAAGGCCGTAACGGTGCAGGTGCCGCACGTGGTGTTGTTGCCGGGCCACGTGGTGCCGCTGCTGGCTTTACACGTGTCACGCCGTCGGGACGCTACAACACTGCCGTCGCCGTCCGTGGCAATTATCACAACTGGGGAATCTACAATCGCGGTTGGTACGCAAACTACCCAGGTGCTTGGTTTGCCGCTGGATGGGCAGCAAACACGATCTGGCGTCCTTGCACTTGGGCGACGGCTGCTACTTATGTCGGCTACGCCGAAGCCCAACCGATTTACTATGACTACGGAACCAACATCACGTATTCCGACAACAACGTCTACTTCAATGGCGAGGAAGTGGGAACGGCTGAAGAATACTACGACCAAGCCGCTTCGGTAGCCGCAGACGGTGCGAAAGCCGATGCACCTGCCGACGGTGATTGGATGCCGCTGGGTGTGTTTGCATTAAGCAGAACGGATAGCAAAGAATCGGAAGTCACGATCCAATTGGCTGTCAACAAGCAAGGTATCATTCGCGGGAATTCGACCGACACGGCGACGAAAAATAACCAAGTCATCCAAGGATCGGTCGACAAAACAACGCAGATGGTTGCTTTCACCGTTGGTGATCACCCCGAAAACGTCGTGGAAACCGGACTGTACAATCTGACCAAAGATGAAGCGCCGGTTTTGATTCACTTTGGAAAGGATCGGACCGAGCAGTGGTTGCTCGTGCGATTAGAAAATAAAGAAGCAGATTCCTCAACGTCGACTCAGTAG
- a CDS encoding LssY C-terminal domain-containing protein, with translation MNQEKHPSPAPRSSRRRAVKWLFGVGLLWGVLAYFAIPLVWDGYSWIAPSIDDNPRLTQTSDRHPGGPLNVELTGSEQELKGIMKAAGWYGADALGIDSDLKIAADTVLSRPDAAAPVSNLYLFGRKEDLAYEQPVDDNPRQRHHVRFWRTKELSVDGRPQWIGAAIYDERVGLSRTTGQITHVTAPDVDAERDYLFECLEKTGLLESHSIEHGFQSQLTGRNGGGDPWRTDGDLYRGVLKATDAGNTSQP, from the coding sequence TTGAATCAAGAAAAACACCCTTCTCCTGCGCCTCGGTCAAGCCGCAGGCGAGCTGTTAAGTGGCTCTTTGGAGTTGGGCTGTTGTGGGGCGTCCTCGCGTATTTTGCCATCCCATTGGTGTGGGATGGGTACTCCTGGATCGCTCCTAGTATCGATGACAACCCTCGGCTTACGCAAACGAGCGATCGCCATCCCGGCGGTCCTCTGAATGTTGAATTGACCGGTTCTGAACAAGAACTGAAGGGCATCATGAAGGCGGCCGGCTGGTACGGAGCGGACGCACTGGGGATCGATAGTGATCTAAAGATCGCTGCCGATACGGTCCTATCGCGGCCCGACGCCGCCGCGCCCGTCAGCAATCTGTATTTGTTCGGACGCAAAGAAGACTTGGCGTATGAGCAACCTGTCGATGATAACCCACGTCAGCGACACCACGTTCGGTTCTGGCGGACGAAGGAACTGAGTGTGGATGGACGCCCCCAGTGGATTGGCGCTGCCATTTATGACGAACGGGTCGGACTTAGTCGCACAACTGGGCAGATCACGCATGTGACGGCCCCGGATGTCGATGCTGAGCGAGACTATCTTTTTGAATGTCTAGAAAAGACAGGCCTGCTTGAGTCGCATTCCATTGAACACGGATTCCAGTCGCAACTTACCGGACGCAATGGAGGTGGTGACCCTTGGAGGACCGATGGCGATCTGTATCGTGGAGTGTTAAAAGCGACCGACGCAGGAAACACCAGCCAACCGTAA